GCTGTGCGAGCGTGGAATCCGCACCTACGAAAAAGCGACACGCAATACGCTCGATATTTCTGCTGTACCACTCCTCAAGCAGGAGACGCACTTGCCAGTGTTTGTAGACGTGACGCACTCTACAGGTCGTCGTGATCTGCTCTTGCCTTGCGCGAAAGCAGGTTTCGCAGTCGGTTCTGATGGTATCATGGTAGAGGTTCACCCAGATCCAGATGTGGCACTGTCTGATGCGAAGCAACAGTTGAACATTCCACAGTTCAACGAGTTTGTTGATGAACTGCTCGCTTCCGGCCTGTACAAAGGCGATATAGTGCCAACAAGAGTATAAGAATACCTTTCGGGTATAGTTAAAGGGTCCTTCCTGCGCGCGGGAGGACCTTTCTCATTTGACGAACCATTGGCGACCAAGTAAGCTAGAATTACGTGCTGATATTGGTGAAGGAGGATAGGCCATATGGAAGACAACCATCAATGTTGCTCGACTGATCGGTCCACTGAAAGGCCGGATAAAATCAAGTCTAATCTCATCTCCCGTCTCAATCGAGTAGAGGGACAAGTTCGCGGAATTCGCGGAATGGTAGAAAAGGATGTCTACTGCGACGACATTCTTAATCAAATTGCGGCTGTGCAGTCTGCACTGAATGCGGTTGGGAAAATGCTCCTCGAAGGACACATGAAAAGCTGTGTGATGGATCGCATTCAGCAAGGCGATCATGAAGTGATTGATGAGCTTTTGAAAACGATGAACAAACTTATGAAGTAACGGGTGCGCAAGCCGTCAAAAACGATTGCATCGGCATACGGCTTGTCGTATCATAGGTGCATATATTTATGAAAACGCTTATGAAAACCAGAAAATAGGGAAATGAGGGTGCATGATGCCGGTTACTATATACGATGTAGCAAGAGAAGCGGGGGTGTCGATGGCGACAGTTTCCCGCGTAGTCAACGGGAATCCCAACGTAAAGCCTTTGACCCGAAAAAAGGTATTGGCTGCGATTGAGCGCTTGGGATATCGACCGAATGCGGTTGCTCGTGGACTCGCTAGCAAAAAAACGACAACAGTTGGTGTCATCATCCCGGATATCTCCAGCTTGTTTTTCTCTGAATTGGCGCGAGGGATTGAAGATATCGCTACCATGTACAAATACAACATCATCCTGTGTAACTCTGACCAACGGATGGAAAAGGAATTGCAGCTCATTAATACCTTGCTCGAAAAGCAGGTGGACGGGCTTCTGTTTCTAGGCGCAGAAATCAAAGAAGATCATTTGCAGGCTTTAACAAGCACCTCTGTACCGACTGTACTCGCCGCGACTCGCGATGCGGACAACGTCCTACCGTCGGTTAGCATTGACCACTTCCAAGCCGCATACGATGCGACGGAAGCACTGGTTGCACGCGGGCACAAGCGCATTGCGATGATCGCAGGTCCTGCAAATGATCCATTGGCAGGGTTGATGCGCTACGAAGGCTATAAAAAGGCATTGAAAGATGCGGGTATAGAGCTGGATGAAGAGCTGATTGCGACAGGCAACTACTTTTATGAATCTGGCTTGTCCACTACAAAAGCTTTTCTTGCTCTTAAAAATCCGCCTACGGCGATTTTCGCAGCGAATGATGAGATGGCCATTGGCGCGATCCATGCCATTCAAGATTCTGGTTTGAACGTGCCAGGTGACATCGAAGTTATTGGTCACGATAATATTCGTCTGGTTGAAATGGTACGTCCACGACTGACTTCTGTCGTACAGCCCATGTATGATATTGGTGCGGTGGCGATGCGCCTGTTGACCAAGTACATGAATAACGAGAATGTCGAAGAGCATGTCGTGCTGCTGCCACATCGAATTGAGTATCGGGAGAGCACAAAACCTGAGCAAGCTTGAGCGAAAAGGGACGTAGGCCATTGACAGCAAGAGGGGGATGGGAAATGCGTTACGGAATTATCGGCGCGATGGATGAAGAAATCGCGCTTTACTTGGAAGCGATGCAAGATACGTCTACTGTGACCAAAGCAGGCATTACCTATTACATAGGGAAAATGGAAGGCAAGGATGTCGTTCTGTGCAAATCAGGTGTCGGCAAGGTGAATGCTGCCGTGACGACGCAAATCCTAATCGATTCATTCCAAGTAGAACGTGTCATTTTCACAGGTGTGGCAGGAGCCGTTCAACCTGAATTAAATATTGGTGATATTGTGGTTTCGACGGATTGCATCCAACATGATATCGATGTGACACCGCTTGGCTTTGAGCCAGGACAAATTCCGTTTACAGAGCAATGGACTTGGCAAGCGGATGCTGGGCTGATGCAGCAAGCGATCGATGCGGGCAAGGAGCTAGAAGCGGGAGTTCAAGTAGTGAGCGGGCGTATCTTGTCCGGCGACCAGTTCGTTGCCAGTCGGGAAAAGGTTCAATGGCTATATGAGCAATTTGGAGCACACTGCACCGAAATGGAAGGGGCATCTGTCGGACAAGTATGTGCGATGAATGGCGTGCCGTTTGTCGTGGTTCGCTCGATGTCTGATAAAGCAGACGGCTCCGCGCATGTAAACTTCGTGGAATTTACCAAGCTGGCTTCCCAACGCTCTTACGCAATTGTCCGTAACATGCTGATAGCTTCTCAAGCATCGACAGCTGCGGGAGTAATCGTCTACTCGACGAAAAACTGTGTGGATTGCGACATGGTTAAAAATTGGCTGACAGCAAAAGGGGTTTCCTTTGAAGTACGCGATGTCATGACGAGTCGTGCCTATCAAGAGGAAGTGGAGCGCTTTGGCTTCATGGGTGTGCCTGTAACAGTCGTAGGCGATAAAGCGGTAAAAGGCTTTGCACCTTCTGAGCTGGAAGAGCTAGTGAAATAGAGTTTGGCATAGAAAAAGCGTGCTGACCAGTATCCAAGGGTACGAGGGCAGCACGCTTTTTTTATTTCTCTGATCCAATAGGTGCGTACAGCATCGCACGTTCTAACGTAAGCCGATTTTTTTCCGTAATCTCTGTTCGTCGTGGGATTGTTGGGAATGGTTCGTCAAAAAGCCGAGGTGGCAAGGGCAAATCTGTCTCAGGCTGCCAGCGCTTGAGCCAGGCTTCGGGAAGTTCACCGTCTGAAAGAGGCTGATCGCTCATCTCACTCCATACCAGCGTCCACGCCCGTGGTACCACCCGCC
The window above is part of the Brevibacillus antibioticus genome. Proteins encoded here:
- a CDS encoding metal-sensitive transcriptional regulator yields the protein MEDNHQCCSTDRSTERPDKIKSNLISRLNRVEGQVRGIRGMVEKDVYCDDILNQIAAVQSALNAVGKMLLEGHMKSCVMDRIQQGDHEVIDELLKTMNKLMK
- the ccpA gene encoding catabolite control protein A; this translates as MPVTIYDVAREAGVSMATVSRVVNGNPNVKPLTRKKVLAAIERLGYRPNAVARGLASKKTTTVGVIIPDISSLFFSELARGIEDIATMYKYNIILCNSDQRMEKELQLINTLLEKQVDGLLFLGAEIKEDHLQALTSTSVPTVLAATRDADNVLPSVSIDHFQAAYDATEALVARGHKRIAMIAGPANDPLAGLMRYEGYKKALKDAGIELDEELIATGNYFYESGLSTTKAFLALKNPPTAIFAANDEMAIGAIHAIQDSGLNVPGDIEVIGHDNIRLVEMVRPRLTSVVQPMYDIGAVAMRLLTKYMNNENVEEHVVLLPHRIEYRESTKPEQA
- a CDS encoding 5'-methylthioadenosine/adenosylhomocysteine nucleosidase gives rise to the protein MRYGIIGAMDEEIALYLEAMQDTSTVTKAGITYYIGKMEGKDVVLCKSGVGKVNAAVTTQILIDSFQVERVIFTGVAGAVQPELNIGDIVVSTDCIQHDIDVTPLGFEPGQIPFTEQWTWQADAGLMQQAIDAGKELEAGVQVVSGRILSGDQFVASREKVQWLYEQFGAHCTEMEGASVGQVCAMNGVPFVVVRSMSDKADGSAHVNFVEFTKLASQRSYAIVRNMLIASQASTAAGVIVYSTKNCVDCDMVKNWLTAKGVSFEVRDVMTSRAYQEEVERFGFMGVPVTVVGDKAVKGFAPSELEELVK